Within the Salvia hispanica cultivar TCC Black 2014 chromosome 4, UniMelb_Shisp_WGS_1.0, whole genome shotgun sequence genome, the region tcacaaatttcacCTTCTAGCTAGTTCTTTAAATGGGCAGAAATATGTAAAACACTGATCAAAGTTATTATACAACTATATGCAAccaatattgtttttttaaaatgcagCATTTCAAAGACATTCTAACTATTAAAACACGGGCATACGTACaaacattatatttattactctcaGCTCATTCCTTTCTCCACGAGagtaattattatcatttgcTTTTATTTCCAATTTCCAGTTGTGGTTGGTTTGAACCTAGTATAATTTGTTATAACCTATAATTACATATGGAGTCATCTCTTAatagagggagagggagatgAAAAGGCCAATCATAGAAATGTGTTCTTTGAAATGCTAAAATAAAGGTAATTAACACAATCGGTCAAATCTTGAAACAATTAAACACACTATNNNNNNNNNNNNNNNNNNNNNNNNNNNNNNNNNNNNNNNNNNNNNNNNNNNNNNNNNNNNNNNNNNNNNNNNNNNNNNNNNNNNNNNNNNNNNNNNNNNNACAAAAGTGCGGCTCACGattccaacaaaaaaattcagaatGATAAAGGTCAGCCAAGGCAATCAGCTGAACCAAGTGAAGCTGCTGagttaaaaaacaaaaatgcagAACGTGCTAAAAACCAGGAAATGCAGGATAAATCTAAAAACTCTATCCAATTTAATGATCAATGCACTGCCTTCGTTTCCAATCTGAATCTCCAGGCATGTCATCCCGTGCTAAGACTTTCTTTTGTAACCAATcatcattaattaatggataatgATATTCATTACAATACGTGTAGGCAACTGCTGATGATCTGCATAATTTCTTTGCTGATGCTGGTGGAGTTGTTGCAGTTCGATTACTAAAGGACAAATTTACCAGAAAATCAAGAGTAAGTGCTGAGCATTTTATTCCCATCGGGGCAGTAATTAATATGTACAATTCACTTATAGTGGGTTTTAATGTTCGTCTTCCTAGGTTTGCAACTTTTTGTTGTTAATGTTTTATTGGCTACATTCTTGcttaaaaaaccaaaattttctcttttaccaGCTCTGACAAGAATAAAAGTCTTGGAGATGCCATTTTCCTTAGAAagtaaaaaggaaattgattAGATTAATGTTGATGTTGCTCAGTGGTACAATATAGTGGCTGAGACCCTAAAATCTCTGTTCATTTAGAGTTTGGTCTTGGGATTTGCATTCTATAATTCTGTTGGATTTACACCTGTTTCTTCATGAAGGGGTTGGCATATGTGGATTTCTCAGACGATGCACACCTTGCAGCGGCTTTACAAAAGAATAAACAAATCTTTATGGGCAAGAAGTTAAGCATTTTGAAATCAGATCCTAAGCAAGGCAGGAAGAAAGAAGTTGCTGGGCGTAGTGGCAGAGCAGAACATGGTAAGTTAATACATCAGCATGTCtatcatcaaattttgatcCTACCTTGTGTTTGTCAGTTGTTATTTGAGACAAATCTAAAATGTCAATTGCTGTTTGAAGTAGAGGATATTCCGTCAGACGCTAGGTAGTTACTAGATGctgtcattttataaaatgttctcgtccaaaacaaaaaaacaagtcCAAGGGGAGGAACATATCAACGCCAGGCAGTTGATTTGCTAGACTGATCCCTCATCCGATCTGCTTTGGCATGGATAGCTTGCCTATGAAATTTCCTGCTTTACTAAATTCACTGCACAATATATGTGATTCATATTGCTGTAACGTTGCAGGCCGATCTGACACACGAGAGACTCCCAAGGGGAAAATGGACATTCAGCCACAATCTCCCACTTCTGGGCAGGGTGATGTTAAGTTGAAGGGGAGGAACACATTTGCAGTACCAAGAAATGTTAAACCTCTCGGTTGGAGCAGTCGAAGCACACCACCATCTGATGCAGCTAATGAACAGGAGGCCGATAACCCCAAATCTAATGATGAGTTCAGGAAGATGCTAATGAAATCATGATGGTCAAATAAGCCACTGCCTATGCTTGTAGTTTGACTAAAAAGTTGGATTGCTTGATGATCGTTTTCTAATTGGGCACACGTCGATAATCTGTATTAGTATGATATCAAGCAGTGTTTCTTCACTCATATATCAGTTTGACAAGTCTTTTTTAATAGTGTCAAGATCGTAATTTTTCAAGAGGGATACACATTTTTGGCTCATTGGACATGGTTGAAATGCATTGGTCGTACACCCTACTAGTTTTGTTAGATAACTGATGCAGGGAATGTATGAACTATGAAATAAGTTCTACTCGTCAATTCACTACAGAATATAGGAAGCAAACGAGTACAAGTACACCACCAAAAACAAAGCCCACATACAAGATAGAAGGGAATGCATTAGAAAGCTTGGAATGATTATTCATCTAAGATTAAGATAgttgtaataatatttaatctaaTGAACCAAATACATACGATATTTAATTGtgagatataatcttgcaaatcaAAAAACCCCTTAGTGaatgagtatcattttaatttataaattgaaagatGTGTCTTTGAATAGATATATTTTCAATCTGCTACATCATAAAATTTCCCTAAATCTGAAATCATATAATAGTCGAGAAAAATAGCAAAGGTAAATATAATCGATTCTATTAAAGTTGCAAAATTTGCCACAAACCAATTCTACATAGATGATTTTTgtgataatttataaaaataaaataatgtttcgCTTATAGTAATTCTAAGTAGTCTCTGAATAATAGAGACACATCAGAAGCGTCCAcgtacatttatttaaaaacaaaaacaaaattaaaacaaaaacaataccATCCACATCTCTTAAAGCACGTGAAAAAAACATACTATTATCCATTAGGCACCAATATATCTATGGCCTAAACTTAGTAAACTATACGTCCAAATTAAGTACTTTTCAAGTATACGTACTTATTAAAACACTGAAACTGAAAGTAgttatttttggtatatctATATAGTATATACACCAACGTTTCCTCTATTTGATAAATACCTAGTTCTAAACGGAGTAGTATCTTTTGGAAAATATGAGTTTTTTCCTCTCGAATCTATCTTAACTATGaacctttttaaaaatttaatggcTTGGGAATgggattattattattattatttaaactgCAAACTTAAGTCGTGGAAGTTTAATTATGTTCTAGTGAAGTTCGGATCACAATTTTTTGAAGCATGCACACTATATAATTGAGTAAAATGACACCCAAGTTTTTAAGAGTATTAGGCAAGTAAAAATCATTGAAAGCTATCGTTGTTGGGGTTCaaagttcaatttaatttttgtttttctttttataaatctttatttttcagaatacTATACACTTCATTTAAAAGGAGATCGAGTTTGAACTTCTAACATTATAATTGAtcttagaccatctccaacaaTTTACACCAAACGCAAACTTATTTTTGAGTATACGTCAcaccaaaaatagttttactccaatcatttacactaaattcaaaatttacactatttttgggtttttgtctcacaaaatttttccagtaacaccatatttggtgttgtttcaaaaaaaaaacaccaaaaatgggTTCgagtttggtgtatggttggagaagatttctacaccaaaactcatttatgGAGTACGGTTGGAAATGGTCTTACCACCTCCTACCATACACcaaattccatttttggtgtaaaaaAGTTCTCCAACCATATACACCATAtccaaactcatttttgaattttttttttaatgaaacaacaccaaatttagagtaaacactaaaaatgagtagttattgcaaaaaaatttgagatattaCATATCAATCCTTATCATTATTTTGAGATGTTTAAACAGCCGGCCATATTTTGATCATGTAGTATTAATGTAAATTAGCCTGCCATATTTTAcacataacttttttttggaatttgcaaacacttttttatcaaaatataaattactacctctgtccctgaaaatttgatcatattaccatttcggtccgtccctgaaaatttgatacacttcacttttgccatttttggtagtggaccccatattccactaactcattcctactcacattttattataaaacaaatactttaaaagtaggacccacatcccaccaactttttcaattcactttccattacatttcttaaaacccgtgtcggatcaaagtgtagcaaattttgggggacgaaGGTAGTATATACTAAGATTAGCAAGCTATTGTGAGACTATCATATTATagtaaattatgttttttttgcaagtagtaattaattaatttaaaagtagtgtaattttttttgaatataagtatattggtttgtgttaaaatgacaacacctcttaaggtaacaccataccaccaatcctagccaatcatttgtacacatggacgaataatcagctgccatgtggcaatcataaaaattgctcaagggtaaattttcgcggactgcaatatccaatacgctagactgcaatttttcccgcctgcaatatccaatacgctggactgcaatctatagattgcagtctagtgtattggatattgcagtctagcgtttataatattgcagtctagcgtggagtcacagtgtcattttaagggCTCATTTTTTTACCATGGACAGGAATTAGTGGGCTGGATTACTTTGGGGTTTGTGGATGAGGATAACTAGGGCCTATTCCCAAATTTGTCACATGTTTTGTGGGTTGGACTTTTTCGGCCCATGTCATGATCCATGTTTGGTAGCAGTTTCTAGATGTTAGGTTTTCCCACAAAATGGCATTTATACCCTCTGGTATTTTTTCACATTCCCAAAATATCCCCGATGTTTTCGCCcgtatttataaattaacattGTTCCCGCCTTAACAGCTCAAGTTACGCGCCACACTTGGGAGGAGCATCCACCAACAAGATCCAAGTAAGAATCGCAAATTACTTTGCTTATGTTCACCGATCAGTTACTTTTTTATGCTTCAGTTGAAATGATTTGGTTTTTGTACTTAATTTCTGGTgtattaccatttatgtgactatacacattttatttgCACTTAATTTGGCATATGATTATGATTGTTGAGTGGATTACTCATTGTCGTCGTGTGCTTTGTGTGCAAACTCGGGCTCAGCTTCATTGGTGAAGTCTACATGGCCGAGTCACGTCGCACTGGTTTTGGGCCACCACGGAAGACAACTGGAAACGGTAAAATGCTCACATGTACTTTATGGCTTCTGCATAATTACTGTCTCTTACACTATCTTCATTTGTTTGTTAAGCTAGCTGTGTAAAAAGAgatacttttttttgttttatagcACCCACTGGGTTGGCATCTCCAACCACTGGGAGGGCATCTCGTTCACTGGCTCCCCTTGACCGTGGACGACGGTGTTGGAGTGACAGAGAAGAGGAGATTCTAATTAGATCGTTGAAAGAACTCGTTGCCACTGGATGGAAAGCAGACAATGGATTTAGGGGCGGGTACCTGGGTAAGATTGAGGATGCGCTGCGCCGTGAGTTCCCTAACACTGACTTGAAGGTGAACCCACATATCCAGTCCAAGATTCATACCTTGAAGAAGCACTATGGCGCATTGTCTCAAGTCCTCAGTAGGAGTGGTATCGGCTTCAATCTCTACGGTGACTACAAAATCGACTGCGATGACGCTGCATGGACTGATATTGTGAAGGTAAGTGGGTGCTTACCTGCTTTGCAATCGACGAATCATACTTGTCCCTATTGAATACATAACGCGACGTTGCCTAAGGGATTGATATTTATGTGTCTGTGTAGTCCGACCCAGGTGCAAAAGGCTTACGCTATAGGTCGTGGCCTTACTACGATGATTGGAAAATCGTCTTCGGCAAGGACAGGGCCTGTGGTGAACATGTTGTTGGTCCGCGAGAGGCGTATCAGCAGAACTCCTTTTGCTCCTCCCCAGTTTCTGCAGGTGAGGGGAGTTCATACCATGTCCCCGATCCATTCCTCGGTGATGATTCTGCTGCTCATAACCTCTACCCTGAGACACAAACCGACAGCGGATTTAGCGCAGCAGCAGGAGAAAGTGGTCCGAAGGAACGTGCACCCAAGAAGCGCAAAGTGAAGGAGGATGCTTTGGATAGGCTGGTTGATGTGATTGGTAAGATGCATGAGGACACTAACAACAGGCTTGAATATCTTGCCAACCGAATTGGGTATGAGTTTGACCTGACTAAGTCGAGGAAGGAGGTTTTCAACCTTGTTGGGGTAATTCCTGGTCTCACTCTTGACCAAGTGTTCGATGCCTCTGCTATCATACTATCAAAGGTGGAAAATTTGGACTTCTTCATGAGTCTGCATGAAGTTGCTAGGCAAGCTTATGTTTACCGAGCTTTGGAGAAGTTTAATGGCAACTGAATGACAAGGAAGTATGCTATCGTATTTTGGCTACAAGGAAGTATTGACATCTAGACTTATTTAAAAGGTGTATGTATCACCTTCTTACTTTTGCTGGAGCGAAATTATGTAGTACATTGCTCCTTCTACTATCCCTTTTCATGGACTGGTATCAATTAGATTGGCTTTTGTCTGTAATTTGAACTTCTATATGTAAGATATGGTAACTGTCTATGTAGGTGTCTCTTTATATGAGTCATGGTGGTAACTGGTATTATACATGGCTTACATCTATTTCATGTTAACGACATGAACACCTATTTATCATACATGAAATATTAGCTAATATAATCCCATTGCTAGACACAAAATATATGTTCTCCTTTTGTTTGTCAGAAGCGAAAGCATCCACAGTTTAAGACATTGGGAGATTACGTGCTAGCAGATACACAAAACACAGAGTGCTATTCGATTTACAATACAACATATTCTGAAGTCCAAAGTTAAACCTACGTTAGACTACTAAGATACATACTGATGAACATATTAGGCAAAATATGGACGAAGTGGCAACTCAGTAACCAAATGAGACATAGAAGTGGACCTCATCGGCATCCACCAACTGAAAAAAGCAAGACATACCTTCAACCAGAGAATAGGCTCGGGCAAATTGCTGCCAACCATGCCTGATCATTATCTGCCCGTGCTTCTGTTTGAGGGACATCAACCAAGTTGTTCCATCTACgttaaaatatatatcttCTTGTATCGCAGACATTCTAAGGTGCTTTTTCCAGAATTTCATAGGTAGCACCTGCATGAAGCTGTGGTTACAATGTATTCAAGCATTAAGAGCATGCGATATACTTGGATGCTACGCATCGAGGAAGACATATACTCACAAGTGTTTGCTGGATGTGTGACTTAGTAAGAGCCATTCTGAAAGCAGGGTAGTCGCTCGGAGCTACTTCAGtatcaaaatcatcatcaGATTCATCAGATGTGGAGTAGTCTTCGGAGGAACCAACATCCAAAACAAGTTCGTCATCACGCTCCCGGCTCAATGATGCTGATTAAAGTCAATAAATAAAcctaattagttttatttctaCGCTACCTTGAGCAGTTTACATCATCTATGGTCGTAGACTAAAAAGGAGATCAACACTCACCATCATAGTCAGTCCTTGAAGGGCACCCTATGAGGAAGTTGCAACGTAGCACATGGAACTCACCGCCGCCGATGTGGGTGAAAGAGATCATGTCCTTGTTTTCAATGGTGTTCCCACGGACGAAGTCACCCCACCCCTGTTTGAAgtaaaaaatgtcattttctttCACCATTTGAACACTCCATGGTACACCGTTCGGCATCGACAAGGTGCAATGGGATGGGACTCCATCGCCGTAATTGCTCACCCATTCGCCGGGGATTCGCTGAAAAAGAAGATGCACATCTACTCAAATTCGAAGCAAATGTGGCCAcaacttattaaaataacataaaatcataaaaatactCACTATGGTCTCCATATTTCGTTGCACATCAAAAATTTTCATGAAGCTTGGCGCCTTGCGCAGATCTATGGACTCGTCGTCGGAATTGCCTCCATAGTACGAGCCGCCtcccatttttttcaatttcaatttgaaGACAGCTCTCAATACCCTCACTGCTAGGTTTAAGTAAAAGGAACTAGTATCCCATTTAATAAAGAGCTAACGTATAACAACCCATTTAGTCTTTAATTGATTTGAATGATCAGCAAGATTTCGTGAAGTGCCATGCGATAATCAATTTGGAAGGGCGGCTACATATCATTTCAGTATTAATTTCTTTACAGCATGGCTTCGGCGGATGGGTGGTTGCCAATATTGAATGCATTCAATTGCCACCCCATCTACCTCATCCAATCATAGTAATAACAATATATCTACACATCCTCTATTTAAGAAGCAGGGCATTAGATGATTtagtaaacaaaaattatttagtcAATTGGAAGATGATTATCCCTCCccaaaatgtttttttttacaaaggTAGGTGGAACCCAAGGATGGATGAGCTGGTTCTTGAAACAGCCATCCGAATGAGAAGTGATCATCCATGGCCGGAAGATAACATCCCGGAGTCCGTCGCCTTTGAAGCGGGCGCCGTCATCGAGCGAGAGATTGGAGTCCAACTCACGCTGATAGAGGTCAAACAACGACTGATGATTATGCATGCACGCTATCTCACGTTCAAAGATGTTATGGCGACCACTGGCACTTGTTGGGTGCCCGACATGGAACTCGTCGTTGCAGTCGATTCGGTTTGGCAAGATATCATTAAGGTATGCTTTTATTCTTAATCAATAACCATGTGTAAGTATTGACACCTTTAAGTTCGGTTTCATTTGCAGAGGCATCCTTTTGCGGCTGCATTCTATCATCGAGATGAGCCGGAGTATGAAAAGTTATGTGTTCTCTTTGACCCAATTGTGGTGAATCCCGAAGGTCAGCAGCCCCATCAAGAGGAGACTATAGTCATCTCCGACATTGTTGAAGTTAACCCGACCCTCCCAACGCAAGCTGCTCCTGTTGTGATTGACCTTGATGAGGTTACATCACCTGCACCACAAACACCGAAGGCAGTTCGACGCAAGCTTTTCACCGAGGGCTCGCCTGGTACGGAGTCTACAAACGGTCTCCCAAACCCTTACTTCACCTCATCTCCAAATGGTGCCCAACTTCAAATTAGTTCTAACACTAAAACTCACCACCCCCTGTGGGGGAATACTAACCTACTGTCATCCCCTGGTGTCTCGTCTACGGCCTCATGTAGTCCGTTAGCACCGCACCGTAAGCCATAGCCTTTGGTGATTGTGATGGGTTTATGGTTATTAATCCTATATTATCTACTATATTAGTCTAAATTTGGGAACATGTGATAGTAGGCGAcgttaatttttgtgtttgttattCATGGGTGAACTTAGTATATCCTTATGTCagtagaattttttttgtaacaCCCAATGTAGCCAACTTGTTGCCAGTCATCTGCCTGTGATGACATGGTTTATTGAAGTTTATTGTTAATGccatgttaaaaaaaaattacattcaaTATAGCTTATGTGGATATTATTTAGCAGTTAACTTGAATGAGAACAAGTATATAGTTAACAGTGCAATGAATAGAGTCCAGTGAGTTGAAACATTACAGACAAATAGTTGAAAGATTCAAGCACTGAGATGACAAGTTCATCACATATTCATTACAAAAAAAACTGAATGGGTATAATGTAGGTGCTAAAACAGGGTGCATTCTCAGAGGTAACCCAAGCTAACGATCACAATCACGGTGCGTAATTGTTCCCATACTGCAAATTAGGAAAGGTATGAGGATTAGCTTTGTCGatactaaaaattatgaatatgaaAATAGTTGATGGAAATCGTAAATCATACCCCATTCCACATTGATTCCGCAAGTGTGTCACACATGTTGGTCCACGCCGGAGTTAGCTCAACAACATCGACAAATTCTGGCGCCTGTCCATCACCCTCTCCGACATCAGTGGTTGTTGCATTGTCCAAAGCAATTTCAACGGGGTCGTTTTCCATTTCAGACCTAATAAAGTTGTGCAGCAAGAAACAAGCTATCATAAGTCTAACTTGGATTTTTGTTGGATAGTACGAAGCGCTCCTTAATATACCCCAACGCATTTTTAACACTGCAAATGCTCTCTCAATCACATTACGAGCTTTTGTGTGTCTCatgttgaatatttcacgCGCATTTTGTGGTGCCTGGGTACCTACACCCCACTCCTTGAGATGATACCTGACCCCCTTGTATGGAGTAAGGAAGTCATCGCTGTTCGCGTAGCCATTGTCGCACAGGTAGTAATTTCCTAATACAAATCAGATGCATCGAATATTAGGCTTGAATAAAACATATTGCAACCCGAAACAAAGAGACATTGACGTCCGTAGGGATTACCTCGTGGTAATTTTAAACCGTGTTCCCGAGTGACAGCATCACGTAATACGCGTGCGTCCCCAGCTGAACCCTCCCATCCACAAAGAACATACACAAATCTCATCTTACGATCACATACAGCCAATGTATTCGTGCAAATCTGCCCCTTTCTTGATCGATAGCGGGGTTTGTCCTCATTTGACACATGCATATTAATGTATGTTCCATCCAGAGCTCCAAGGCATCCCTGCAGCAAAAGCGACGAAAACCAGTTTATCATCAATACATTTGTGCTTTGAAAAATGCTTGTGTTGTCAGAAATAAAAGCTGTACATAACGTGTGAACCTTGAACCATTTCCACCTACTATCATCACACTCATCAGACACAGGCTCGGGTGTCACGAGCAGGGTGTCATGCAGCTTGAGGACCGCACCGAGCACGGCTTGCACATAACGTGATACAGTATATCCAGACCTCTTAAATTGAAACCGAACTATACGATTTTTTTGTGATGTGCTAGGATTCCCAAGAACATGGCAACTTGTTCCTCCACCTTCACAAAGTTCCCATCCACCAAATCCCCGGTCCCACGAAGAAGAATGCATAGTCTCCCGAACGTGTTGCGGTCCATACGCAAGTTATCTACACAAGCGACGTCGGAGACATTCACTAGTCTATTGAAGTACCTTACTTGGTCAGGGATTCGAGTCAGCCTCTCAAACGCAGCTCTGATGGTCCGCGCATTCCTGCGAGAACGATTCCCCCGCGGACAGAGGAGAGGGAGAACAATAGACAACAACTCCATTTGCTGATTGTGTAAGATATCCTCCACCATTTGAAGCACAGCTACATTCCTAGAAGCTCGATTTGCCATGACCTATATAAAAAGACCCAAATATCTTGATCTCTTTCCAAGCAGATAAATCAAGTTGTTGCAACCAagttgaattcaaatttatggAATTGATTAACAAACAACCCACAGTATTGCTCTATTAATTGCTTCTCACAAGTCGATTTTGTCATATTCATAATTCATTCACGGATGTTGCACGGAACGACAACCAATAATGAACAAAATCCTTACCCGCATCAATCGAAGCCTCCACCACCAAGTGAGCACAGGTAATTCTCCGTCGTCGCCACCAGAGATGTCCCAGCTGAACCCTCGCCGATGCGCACGCAGACTTGTTTGGGGTGTTCCAAATACGAGAATGCAGAAGGTAAAGAAGGGCACGAGGGGTAAATT harbors:
- the LOC125218073 gene encoding RNA-binding protein 34-like, which gives rise to MQDKSKNSIQFNDQCTAFVSNLNLQATADDLHNFFADAGGVVAVRLLKDKFTRKSRGLAYVDFSDDAHLAAALQKNKQIFMGKKLSILKSDPKQGRKKEVAGRSGRAEHGRSDTRETPKGKMDIQPQSPTSGQGDVKLKGRNTFAVPRNVKPLGWSSRSTPPSDAANEQEADNPKSNDEFRKMLMKS
- the LOC125220487 gene encoding B3 domain-containing protein Os03g0212300-like, giving the protein MGGGSYYGGNSDDESIDLRKAPSFMKIFDVQRNMETIRIPGEWVSNYGDGVPSHCTLSMPNGVPWSVQMVKENDIFYFKQGWGDFVRGNTIENKDMISFTHIGGGEFHVLRCNFLIGCPSRTDYDASLSRERDDELVLDVGSSEDYSTSDESDDDFDTEVAPSDYPAFRMALTKSHIQQTLVLPMKFWKKHLRMSAIQEDIYFNVDGTTWLMSLKQKHGQIMIRHGWQQFARAYSLVEGMSCFFQLVDADEVHFYVSFGY